A genomic stretch from Dehalococcoidia bacterium includes:
- a CDS encoding EamA family transporter translates to MTLVLLTTRPSASLDWITIALIGSAVSGIVNIFDKTVIYKYANTPRTLPLMIGIAQTTVGVVILGAVQVPATATITLIFWALFSGFLWGVSAQFLMYVLYTEEVSRTVPVFQSFPIFTAIFAFFFLGENLGIYEWLAILAVVMGATIISVKVDFKNRKAFLNKSLAILMIGSAIQGSAHIFGKIAVDELPVLFTHALRSLGLGSVFLFFNLRRDPWNDLRGLVARRSPALLVSGTNEFIIATVSLLLSLWALSLGPAALVTALTSTRSFFLVIYSLIIGLIWKGALGEITTASSIATKLFATSIIVVGIAIITLGNT, encoded by the coding sequence ATGACGCTTGTCTTACTTACGACAAGGCCTTCAGCTAGTTTGGATTGGATTACGATAGCCTTAATAGGCTCAGCAGTCTCAGGAATAGTAAATATTTTTGATAAGACTGTTATTTATAAATACGCCAATACACCAAGAACATTACCTCTAATGATTGGTATAGCACAGACAACTGTTGGTGTAGTAATTCTAGGCGCGGTACAAGTTCCTGCGACTGCAACTATCACGCTTATATTTTGGGCGCTATTCTCTGGGTTCCTTTGGGGCGTGAGTGCCCAGTTTTTGATGTATGTCCTTTACACAGAAGAAGTATCGAGAACAGTCCCCGTATTTCAAAGCTTCCCAATATTTACAGCTATTTTTGCATTCTTTTTCTTAGGAGAAAATCTTGGGATTTACGAATGGCTAGCGATCTTGGCCGTAGTTATGGGCGCGACCATAATTTCAGTAAAGGTTGATTTTAAAAATCGCAAAGCTTTTTTAAATAAATCTTTAGCAATACTGATGATAGGGAGTGCAATCCAAGGCAGTGCCCACATTTTTGGTAAAATAGCAGTCGATGAACTCCCCGTACTGTTTACTCATGCACTACGTTCACTTGGTTTAGGATCAGTGTTTTTATTTTTCAATCTACGAAGGGATCCTTGGAATGATTTGAGAGGATTGGTTGCGCGGCGTAGTCCCGCATTATTGGTAAGCGGAACCAATGAATTTATCATTGCTACAGTAAGCCTACTCCTATCTCTATGGGCTCTCTCTCTTGGACCAGCAGCATTAGTCACTGCGCTAACAAGTACTCGTTCATTTTTCTTAGTTATTTATAGCTTAATAATTGGCTTAATATGGAAAGGCGCGCTAGGTGAAATAACGACAGCTTCATCAATTGCGACAAAGCTATTTGCCACAAGCATAATCGTAGTAGGCATTGCCATTATCACTTTAGGGAATACATAA